The following DNA comes from Mesoaciditoga lauensis cd-1655R = DSM 25116.
TTCGTTTGAAGAAAGTGTTGATGTCAAGAAGAAGTTCGTTAACGAATATTCAAAACAAATCGTGTCTCTTTCTAAGGAAATGGCAAAAAGGATACGTAACGGTGGAGGAATATTTTTCATGGGAAATGGAGGAAGTGCTGCCGATGCGGCACATCTTGCGGCAGAGCTTATAGGCATGTTTTACATAAGAAGAAAACCAATTAAAGCACTCTCTCTTTCTGCGACCCCATCCATTCTTACAGAAATTCCAAATGATTTTGGCTTTGAGTACCTCTTTGAGCGCCAAATAGAAGCGCACGTAACATCCAAGGATGTTGTCATTGGAATAAGTACAAGTGGCAAATCGCCCAACGTCCTTATGGGTTTAAAAAAAGCCAAGAGCCTGAATGCTTTGACCGTTGGATTTACCGGTAAAGATGGTGGAGATATGGATGAGTTATGTGATGTGATATTCAAAGTGGATTCCGACAAAACTCCTCGCATTCAAGAGGTACATATATTCCTTGGCCACATGCTGTGCCAGTTGGTAGAATATCAACTTTTTGGAGATGAAAAAGCATGATGGAATATAAAGGAAAATATGAAATATGCGATCTTAGCAAGACGAAAACTTACCCCCTTGCCACGCGGCCAAGTGAGGTATATCTCAAAGATCTTATCAATTTAAATGATATTGTGAACGAACCTTTGAAATACGATTCTGAAGAATTGGAATCATTGGTAACATCTATTGTGGAAGCAAGAAAAAATGGTAAGCCGGTGATCGTTTTTTCTGGGGCTCACGCTGTTAAAAATGGGCTATCTCCTATATACAACGATCTAATAAAAAGGGGAATTATCACAGCTTTTGGAAGCAATGGAGCTTTTACAATACACGATTTTGAACTTGCCCTCGCAGGAAAAACTTCTGAGAGTATACCGAATGCCTTGTCAAAGGGACTTTTTGGCTTTGCTGAAGAAACGGGAAAGTACATAAACAACGCTCTGATTCATGGCAATAAACTGAAAATCGGCTATGGGGAATCCATTGGGAGACTGATGAGTGGTGAACCATTTCCCGAAAAGGTGGACTTCCCAAACAGAGAAATTTCTGTGCCTTACACCGCTTTCAAACATGATGTTCCATTTTGTGTACATTGTGCCATAGGAACGGATATATATCACATGTCTAAATATTTTGATGGAGAAGCGGTCGGAGGATGCTCGGGAAGGGATTTTTTAATATTTGCCCATGAAATCACAAAACTTTCAAAAGGAGGCGTATGCCTTTTAATAGGTTCTGCTGTGGTTGGTGTGGAGGCTTACCTTAAAGCATTTTCAATAGCTGCAAATATAGGAAAACCACCCAAAAATTTGATCACTGCGGACTTCGATATGAGAGGGGCAAACATCTCTGATGCACAGAATAATCGCAAAGATAAACCTACTTACTACTTCAGGGATATAAAATCAATTGTTGTAAGAGTACCGCGCGCTTTTGAAGGAAAAGGATATTACATAAAGGGCGATCAAAGAGTTACTCTTCCTTCACTCTACAAGTTAATAATGCAAAAGATTGGATGATGAAAATTGAAAAGAAAGAAGATTTTAGTCGTTGGAGATTTGTTTTTGGATCGTTACGTTTATTACGATCCTAATTTAGGCCAGCCAAGCCTTGAAACTGGCATAAAGCCCATTGTAGCAGTTAAAGAAAAATTTGCTCCGGGAGCTGCTGGAAATGTCGCGAAAGCACTTTCGCTCTTTGGTGCAGAAGTAAAGATTGTGAGTGTCATAGGTGAAGATGGAAACGCATTGGAGCTTATAAAAGCTCTTAGAAAGCAAAAAATAGATGATGCTTTTTTAGTAAAAAGCGATAAGAGGCCAACACCCGTCTATACAAAGTTTATAAACGTTGAAACTGGTAAAGAAGATCTTCCACGTTTAGATCTTTTACCAACAAAGCCGTTAACCAAGAAAATGTGTGATGAGCTTGTACAGAAATTAAATCAAGCTTTGAAATGGGCAGATGCGGTTGTTATCATTGATCAAATGGAAAATCCTAAAATGGGAATTTTAACACCAGAAATCAAAGAATTGTTAGACAAGGCAAAAGATGCTTTACCTAAACGTTTTTTCGTTGATTCTAGAAGTAGAGCTTATGCTTTTGCGGGTTATACCCTTAAACCTAACTTAAGAGAATTTAGAGAAATCGTTTCTCATTTCCACCTTTTAAAAAAGGAATATGAGAACGAATTGCCAAACCAGATAATCGCCCAACGCTATGCTATGAAAGCATCCAATATGCTTAAATCAGATTTGATTATAACTGCGAGTGAAGATGGAGCCTATGTTGTAAAAAATAGTGAGATTTTAAGAATATTTCCCATACCTGTTAATGTTGTGGATGTGACAGGTGGGGGAGATGCTTTCATGGCAGGAATGGTAATAGCAACTCTTTCTGATGAGAATGAAAAAGCAGATGTTCTGATTAAAGCAGCATCCATTGGATTGAAAGCAAGTGCCCTTTGTGTAAGCCAACAGGGAACGGGTGAGTTTGATTTAGATGATGTACTAAGGCTCCCAGAACCGAGAATTGAGAAAGTCTTATCGAAAGAGATATTTGTAAATCACTTTAAAAAAGCCAGGAATTTAAAATTCGCTCTCTTTGATTTTGATGGGACACTTTCTCTTCTAAGAGAAGGTTGGCAGTCTATTATGAAAGAAGTCATGATAGAAGCGATCACTGGAAATAAAACTTTACCAGAAGAGGAACTTTTAAAATTAGAGAATGAAGTTGAAGATTTTATAGATAGAACAACAGGTCAGCAAACAATCCTACAAATGATCGAATTAGAACAAATGGTAAGAAATTATGGACTTGTTCCCCCGAATGAGATAAAAAGCCCCTTAGAGTACAAGAAAATCTATAATAAAAGGTTAAAAAAAGTTGTAAGAGAAAGAGTTAAAGAAGACCAGCCGCACAAATATCTGTTAAAAGGTGCTTATGAATTTCTGACAGATCTTAGAAGCTCTGGCATAAAAATGCTGGCAGCTTCTGGAACAGATGTAGAAGATGTTGTGGAAGAAGCGGAGATTCTCGGAATAAAGGATTTCTTTGATAGTGGAATATATGGAGCTGTGGGGGCTGATTATAAGAAACATAGCAAAGCAGCAGTCATAAAACGACTTCTAACTGAGAATAATCTCCAGGGGGAAGAGCTTGTGGTTTTTGGGGATGGACCGGTCGAAATCTCCGTAGGGAAAGATTTTGGAGCCTTCACAGTAGGAGTTACTTCAAACGAGAAAAAGAGATACGGATGGAATTTAAAAAAGTTTCAACGCTTGAAAGGCATTGGAGCTGATATTCTAATACCCGATTTCACAGTTAAAAACGATCTTGAGAAAATGTTTCTGAATATCACTTAAAATTTAATTTTATCCCCTTTTCTTCTTGTTTTTAAAGGTTTTCGATGTGTTTTCAAATACAGTATGATGAAATAGGGAGAGAATTTTTAATCGAATTAAGAAATAGTTCTTTGGTAAACCTTAATAAATTTGGTAAACAAACATAAAATTACTTTAAATTTATAAGTTTACCAAGTAAACTACAGTTCAACCGCCTTGTAGCGCGCGTTGAGTTTTTCTCGTTCTATTCCTATGTACCTTAAAGTTACCTGGGGGCTCGAGTGATTCAGCATTTTTTGCAACATGGCTATATCCGTGCCATTTTTGTATTGGTGATAGCCAAACGTCTTTCGCAAGGTATGAGTGCCGACATTCTGCTCTATGCCGGCCATTTTACAGTATTTGTTTATCGATTGCCACGCGGCAACTCTGCTGATAGGCTGGGGTTTACCTTCTTTTGATTTTTTTCTACTCATGAAAACGTAGGAATTGTATTCGATGTTCTTCGAATTTTCCATGTAAGTTCCTATCGCCCTTTTAACCGCCCCATTCAAAGGGAAAATCTTGGTTTTGCCGGTTTTTTTCTCCTTCACCCTTACCTCATCTTTTATTCTTCCATCTTTCATAAGCAAGTCTTTCCATTTCATGTTCAAGATATCGGATATCCTCAAACCGGCGTTTATACCCAGCGTGAACATGAGAAGATCACGGTAATTTCCATCTTTTTTCATAAGACGCTTCACACGTCGTATTTTCTTAATATCCTTTATAGGATTAACTTCCCTCATATCTTTTCCCCCCACATAATTTCATTTAAACGGAAAGAAGTTTTTATCTTTCATATCGTTTTTTTCAAGCAATTTGGGAAGCTCTTCAATGCCCTTAATTCTTGCGCCTTCCCAGCCTTGGTAGTATTTGAACGGATCGAGATGTACGGCTGGTATGCCGCACGAATTGGCACCAAGCACATCGATGTAAAACATATCACCTACGAACAAGGCGTCTTGAGGTTTGAGTGAAAGCTCTTTAAGTGCCAATTCAAATATTCCTTTATCTGGTTTCGAAATGCCGACCAGATACGAATCGTAAACCTTATCAAAGTATTTTCTTAGGCCCACATCGCTTATCATTTTTTCAACACGACCATCTGAGTTGGAAACTATGGACATGGAATATCCAGCATCTTTCAACAATTTGAGAGTTTCTTTAATGTGACCAAAGGTTGAAGCCCAAAGACCATTTTCGTTTTCCTCCTTGATCACGATAGATGCCACTTTATCGATCAATTCCTTTGGAGTTGAAAGCCTTTCCACCAACGTTTTCAAGAACCATTCGTTATTCCATGGATTGTTTTCTCCCCTTCGCAAGATGTCATCTATTTCGTAATTCAGATATGAGAATTCTTTGAATATCTTCAACGGCTCAACTTCAAAGCCTTTTGAAGAAAGCACTGACGCCATCCAATCGAACTTTGGAAAAAGTATCGTCCCGCCGGCATCAAAGAGCAGATATGGTTTGTTTGTCAACTTTCACCATCTCCCGCTTTTTCAGACAAGAGAGAATTCAAAGCTTTTTCCATCCTTTCAAGCCCCTCTTTTAACAATTTCCTAGGTGTGGCGATGTTTATCCTTTGAAAACCACTTCCACCAGGCCCGAAGATGTATCCATCGTCCAGAGCGACTTTGGCCTTTTCCAGCATGAACGTTCTCAACTCTTCATCACTCATGTTCAAAGAACGGAAATCCAGCCATACCAAATAGGTGCCTTCCGGTTCCACAATCTTCACTTGTGGCATTCGTTCCGCAACAAACAATTTCAAAAATTCCAAGTTTTCCTTCAAGTAATCCAAGAGTGCCTCCAACCATTCTTCCCCATTTTCGTAAGCGGCTTGGCTTGCCGTTATGCCAAAAACGTTTCCTATGCCAAGACCCATATTTTCCAGCATCATGGAAAAACTTTTCAGTAGTTCTTCATTTTGAATTATGGTCATGGCGGTGTTCAAGCCAGCAACGTTGAACGTTTTGCTGGGTGCCATGAAAGTTATCGTGTTGTTTGCAAAGTCGCTCAAGGAAGCAATTGGAGTGTGTTTGTACTCTTTGTAAACTATGTCAGCGTGTATTTCATCTGAAGCGATGAGAATATCGTTTCTCTTGCATATATTCCCCAATTTGCTCAATTCTTCTTCAGTCCACACCCTGCCTGTGGGATTCTGTGGGCTACAGAGTATAAGCATCTTCGTCTTACCGTTTATCTTTCTTTCAAGATCGTCGAAATCCATCGTGTACTTTCCATTTTCGAATTTCAACGGATTGTAAACGATCTTCCTGCCTAATCCTGAAACAACACGGAAAAAGGGATAGTATACGGGTGGTTGCAAGATTAT
Coding sequences within:
- a CDS encoding PfkB family carbohydrate kinase, whose amino-acid sequence is MKRKKILVVGDLFLDRYVYYDPNLGQPSLETGIKPIVAVKEKFAPGAAGNVAKALSLFGAEVKIVSVIGEDGNALELIKALRKQKIDDAFLVKSDKRPTPVYTKFINVETGKEDLPRLDLLPTKPLTKKMCDELVQKLNQALKWADAVVIIDQMENPKMGILTPEIKELLDKAKDALPKRFFVDSRSRAYAFAGYTLKPNLREFREIVSHFHLLKKEYENELPNQIIAQRYAMKASNMLKSDLIITASEDGAYVVKNSEILRIFPIPVNVVDVTGGGDAFMAGMVIATLSDENEKADVLIKAASIGLKASALCVSQQGTGEFDLDDVLRLPEPRIEKVLSKEIFVNHFKKARNLKFALFDFDGTLSLLREGWQSIMKEVMIEAITGNKTLPEEELLKLENEVEDFIDRTTGQQTILQMIELEQMVRNYGLVPPNEIKSPLEYKKIYNKRLKKVVRERVKEDQPHKYLLKGAYEFLTDLRSSGIKMLAASGTDVEDVVEEAEILGIKDFFDSGIYGAVGADYKKHSKAAVIKRLLTENNLQGEELVVFGDGPVEISVGKDFGAFTVGVTSNEKKRYGWNLKKFQRLKGIGADILIPDFTVKNDLEKMFLNIT
- a CDS encoding site-specific integrase; translated protein: MREVNPIKDIKKIRRVKRLMKKDGNYRDLLMFTLGINAGLRISDILNMKWKDLLMKDGRIKDEVRVKEKKTGKTKIFPLNGAVKRAIGTYMENSKNIEYNSYVFMSRKKSKEGKPQPISRVAAWQSINKYCKMAGIEQNVGTHTLRKTFGYHQYKNGTDIAMLQKMLNHSSPQVTLRYIGIEREKLNARYKAVEL
- a CDS encoding HAD family hydrolase produces the protein MTNKPYLLFDAGGTILFPKFDWMASVLSSKGFEVEPLKIFKEFSYLNYEIDDILRRGENNPWNNEWFLKTLVERLSTPKELIDKVASIVIKEENENGLWASTFGHIKETLKLLKDAGYSMSIVSNSDGRVEKMISDVGLRKYFDKVYDSYLVGISKPDKGIFELALKELSLKPQDALFVGDMFYIDVLGANSCGIPAVHLDPFKYYQGWEGARIKGIEELPKLLEKNDMKDKNFFPFK
- a CDS encoding MalY/PatB family protein, yielding MKYNFDEYVERRNTKSVKWDGMKEVFGTEDALSMWVADMDFLSPPEVVNALIERAKHGVYGYTLKDEGFYNSFINWIKKRHNWEIERKWIVATPGVVSAISLAILAFTKPSDEIILQPPVYYPFFRVVSGLGRKIVYNPLKFENGKYTMDFDDLERKINGKTKMLILCSPQNPTGRVWTEEELSKLGNICKRNDILIASDEIHADIVYKEYKHTPIASLSDFANNTITFMAPSKTFNVAGLNTAMTIIQNEELLKSFSMMLENMGLGIGNVFGITASQAAYENGEEWLEALLDYLKENLEFLKLFVAERMPQVKIVEPEGTYLVWLDFRSLNMSDEELRTFMLEKAKVALDDGYIFGPGGSGFQRINIATPRKLLKEGLERMEKALNSLLSEKAGDGES
- a CDS encoding SIS domain-containing protein, with the translated sequence MKLEDTVLNSFEESVDVKKKFVNEYSKQIVSLSKEMAKRIRNGGGIFFMGNGGSAADAAHLAAELIGMFYIRRKPIKALSLSATPSILTEIPNDFGFEYLFERQIEAHVTSKDVVIGISTSGKSPNVLMGLKKAKSLNALTVGFTGKDGGDMDELCDVIFKVDSDKTPRIQEVHIFLGHMLCQLVEYQLFGDEKA